One Triticum dicoccoides isolate Atlit2015 ecotype Zavitan chromosome 5B, WEW_v2.0, whole genome shotgun sequence genomic window carries:
- the LOC119308248 gene encoding probable glycosyltransferase 3: MAAGGLGRPGRPARGGNKQMQKTINNVKMTLICGFITILVLRGTVGINLMAFSGDGGGDAAADAKVAEDIERILREIRSDSDPDDEDQLVVDASLSGNSTTMPVVEEKNYTLGPSITRWNAKRRQWLSQNPGFPSRDARGSPRILLVTGSSPGPCDNPAGDHYLLKSTKNKIDYCRLHGIEIVHNMVHLDRELSGYWSKLPLLRRLMLSHPEVEWVWWMDSDALFTDMGFEIPLSRYEGSNLVIHGYPELLNNQRSWVALNTGSFLLRNCQWSMELLDAWAPMGPKGRVREAAGKVLTASLTGRPAFEADDQSALIHLLLTEKDRWMEKVYVENQYYLHGFWAGLVDKYEEMMEKHHPGLGDERWPFITHFVGCKPCGSYGDYPVEQCLTGMERAFNFADNQVLRLYGFRHRSLTNPKVKPVANRTASPLVNKEASLKMDAKIET; this comes from the coding sequence ATGGCGGCCGGCGGGTTGGGGCGGCCGGGGAGGCCGGCGCGCGGAGGGAACAAGCAGATGCAGAAGACCATCAACAACGTCAAGATGACGCTCATATGCGGCTTCATCACCATCCTCGTCCTCCGCGGCACCGTCGGCATCAACCTCATGGccttctccggcgacggcggtggcgacgcGGCAGCTGACGCCAAGGTCGCCGAGGACATCGAGCGCATTCTCCGCGAGATACGCTCCGACTCCGACCCCGACGACGAGGACCAGCTCGTCGTCGATGCGTCCTTGTCAGGCAACTCGACGACCATGCCCGTCGTCGAGGAGAAGAACTACACCCTCGGCCCCAGCATCACGCGGTGGAACGCCAAGCGCCGCCAGTGGCTGTCCCAGAATCCGGGGTTCCCTTCCCGCGACGCGCGGGGCAGCCCGAGGATCCTGCTGGTGACCGGGTCGTCGCCGGGGCCGTGCGACAACCCGGCCGGCGACCACTACCTCCTCAAGTCGACCAAGAACAAGATCGACTACTGCCGCCTCCACGGCATCGAGATCGTGCACAACATGGTGCACCTCGACCGCGAGCTCTCCGGGTACTGGTCCAAGCTGCCTCTGCTGCGCCGCCTGATGCTGTCGCACCCGGAGGTGGAGTGGGTGTGGTGGATGGACAGCGACGCGCTCTTCACCGACATGGGCTTCGAGATCCCGCTCTCCCGTTACGAGGGGAGCAACCTCGTCATCCACGGCTACCCTGAGCTCCTCAACAACCAGCGCTCCTGGGTGGCCCTCAACACCGGCAGCTTCCTGCTCCGAAACTGCCAGTGGTCGATGGAGCTGCTGGACGCGTGGGCGCCCATGGGGCCCAAGGGCCGCGTCCGCGAGGCGGCCGGGAAGGTGCTGACGGCGAGCCTGACGGGCCGGCCGGCGTTCGAGGCGGACGACCAGTCGGCGCTCATCCACCTGCTGCTCACGGAGAAGGATCGGTGGATGGAGAAGGTGTACGTGGAGAACCAGTACTACCTCCACGGCTTCTGGGCGGGGCTGGTGGACAAGTACGAGGAGATGATGGAGAAGCACCACCCGGGGCTCGGCGACGAGCGGTGGCCCTTCATCACGCACTTCGTCGGATGCAAGCCCTGCGGCAGCTACGGAGACTACCCGGTGGAGCAGTGCCTCACCGGCATGGAGCGCGCCTTCAACTTCGCCGACAACCAGGTGCTCAGGCTGTACGGCTTCCGGCACCGGTCGCTGACCAACCCCAAGGTGAAGCCGGTGGCGAACCGGACGGCGAGCCCGCTCGTGAACAAGGAGGCGTCTCTCAAGATGGACGCCAAGATCGAAACTTAA